The proteins below come from a single Pseudomonas chlororaphis genomic window:
- a CDS encoding alginate lyase, whose product MVDLATWNLSIPEGSPPKTIETPRLVDGFKNKYFNSDGSTVYFWAPVTGAKTENAIYPRSELRETYKDGTLRNWLYPDADNFLNATLTVSQVPSSGKVVIGQIHTKDSNKPMVKLEYQYKEATDTGDIVAKVRMRPDDKNARVITVATGVKLGRAFSYRIHLDRTGDLGITAAGRSWYTTISATWRVRPLYFKAGVYVQDNTGYTSEGGKVTFSKLDIDHNT is encoded by the coding sequence ATGGTCGATCTTGCAACGTGGAACTTGAGCATCCCCGAAGGCAGCCCGCCGAAAACCATCGAAACCCCACGCCTGGTGGACGGGTTCAAGAACAAATACTTCAACTCCGACGGCAGTACCGTCTACTTCTGGGCGCCGGTCACCGGCGCCAAGACCGAAAACGCCATCTACCCGCGCAGCGAGCTGAGGGAAACCTATAAAGACGGCACCTTGCGTAACTGGTTGTACCCCGACGCCGATAACTTCTTGAATGCCACCCTGACCGTCAGCCAGGTGCCCAGCAGCGGCAAGGTGGTGATCGGCCAGATCCATACCAAAGACAGCAACAAACCCATGGTGAAACTGGAGTACCAGTACAAAGAGGCCACTGACACCGGTGACATCGTCGCCAAGGTCCGCATGCGCCCCGACGACAAAAATGCCCGGGTCATCACCGTCGCCACTGGCGTGAAGCTTGGCCGCGCCTTCTCCTACCGCATCCACCTTGACCGCACCGGCGACCTGGGCATCACCGCGGCGGGCCGCAGCTGGTACACCACCATCAGCGCAACCTGGCGAGTCAGGCCGCTGTATTTCAAGGCAGGCGTGTATGTGCAGGACAACACCGGCTATACCAGCGAAGGCGGGAAAGTGACGTTCAGCAAGCTGGATATCGATCACAACACCTGA